A stretch of Gossypium hirsutum isolate 1008001.06 chromosome A06, Gossypium_hirsutum_v2.1, whole genome shotgun sequence DNA encodes these proteins:
- the LOC121230571 gene encoding uncharacterized protein, with translation MSELSGYTRIGVTQNNLQELKEIWDQWANETKQLFYGNYGDLPYLLDVQIDEHLFRALAQFWNPWYSCFTFGEVDLVPTVEEYTALLCCPRIKEKGECKCISLDALKDLILTHPDETKRVDVFALSLYGLMVFSRALGYVDEATMDLFHRLSKRVTSVPAILAETFRSLGACRKAGAGRFVGCAQLLLAWFYSHFRLIDKVVCRVFFEDYSPLKDIVTSIRRVDVPEENWIALLQNLQSKDVEWRAPWMIPGEGAISYAPLFVLRQFGLRQFVPATHGLTQSEFAYRGADYKKRVSEISSAWNKTCRLKGVAIGPATTPEYV, from the exons ATGTCGGAGCTGTCAGGATATACTCGCATCGGTGTCacgcagaataatctccaagagcttaaAGAGATTTGGGATCAATGGGCCAACGAGACTAAACAGTTATTCTACGGTAATTACGGAGATTTACCTTACTTGCTCGATGTTCAAATAGATGAGCACTTGTTCCGAGCCctcgctcagttttggaatccttgGTACAGTTGCTTTACTTTTGGGGAGGTAGACTTGGTACCTACCGTAGAGGAATACACTGCCTTGTTATGTTGTCCCAG aattaaagagaagggCGAGTGCAAGTGCATTTCATTGGATGCTTTGAAGGATTTGATTTTGACACACCCTGATGAAACAAAAAGGGTagatgtttttgccttaagtttGTACGGATTGATGGTGTTCTctagggctttgggatatgtggatgaggCAACCATGGATCTTTTCCATAGACTCAGTAAGAGGGTCACCTCTGTCCCTGCAATATTGGCAGAGACATTCAGATCCTTAGGCGCATGTAGGAAAGCTGGCGCAGGCAGGTTTGTTGGTTGTGCACAATTACTTTTAGCTTGGTTCTATAGTCATTTTCGGTTGATAGATAAGGTCGTTTGTCGGGTTTTCTTCGAGGATTACTCACCGCTGAAGGACATAGTCACTTCAATTAGGAGAGTTGATGTTCCAGAAGAGAATTGGATTGCACTACTTCAAAATCTTCAGTCGaaagatgttgagtggagagctccgtgGATGATTCCTGGTGAG GGTGCCATTAGTTATGCTCCCTTGTTCGTGTTAAGGCAATTCGGTTTGAGGCAGTTCGTGCCAGCAACTCATGGGCTAACTCAAAGTGAGTTTGCATATagaggagccgattacaagaAAAGGGTCAGTGAGATCTCTAGCGCTTGGAACAAGACGTGCCGATTGAAAGGAGTAGCTATTGGCCCTGCTACGACTCCAGAATATGTTTAA